A DNA window from Vigna angularis cultivar LongXiaoDou No.4 chromosome 1, ASM1680809v1, whole genome shotgun sequence contains the following coding sequences:
- the LOC108335253 gene encoding uncharacterized protein LOC108335253, with product MPISSEHPEEMALTTKSRKPNSPSNFYFCTTLFFVVLFTIPVLFLLHTPTTTSICTTLSSSQTKTWSGDLQLAEFAWNRLSFSERNTPPFALKIAVFSRKWPIGTTPGGMERHAHTLHTALARLGHQVHVFTSPPQDESTSISSSEKGAPSSPYIHFHEGEPGRWRYNKAWEQFVEENGREPFDVVHSESVALPHWLARNMSNLAVSWHGIALESLQSSIFQDLARQPDEPMSPFFNNSIQGVVPKVLKEIRFFRNYAHHVAISDSCGEMLRDVYQIPNRRVHVILNGVDEDDFREDVELGREFRRKIGIPRNASLVLGVAGRLVKDKGHPLLHEAYSRLITKYSDVYLIVAGSGPWENRYRDFGSQVLVLGSMSPSMLRAFYNAIDIFVNPTLRPQGLDLTLMEAMMSGKPLLASRFPSIKGTIVVDDEYGYMFSPNVESLLEALEAVVKEGPQRLAKRGKACREYAAKMFTARKMALAYERLFLCIKNHTFCSYP from the coding sequence ATGCCCATATCCTCAGAACACCCTGAGGAAATGGCCCTCACCACCAAGTCCAGAAAACCCAATTCACCTTCAAACTTTTACTTTTGCACCACTCTTTTCTTCGTTGTCCTCTTCACTATACCAGTTCTTTTCCTCCTCCATACCCCAACCACCACCTCCATATGCACTACACTTTCTTCCTCCCAAACTAAAACTTGGTCGGGTGATCTTCAGTTGGCTGAATTTGCATGGAACCGTCTCTCATTTTCTGAGCGCAACACACCACCCTTTGCTCTCAAAATTGCTGTCTTCTCCAGGAAGTGGCCTATTGGCACAACCCCTGGTGGCATGGAACGCCATGCTCACACCCTTCACACTGCTTTAGCACGCCTTGGCCATCAAGTTCATGTCTTTACGTCTCCACCCCAAGATGAAAGCACTTCAATCTCATCCTCTGAAAAAGGTGCACCTTCTTCCCCTTACATTCATTTCCATGAAGGTGAGCCTGGGAGGTGGCGCTATAACAAGGCATGGGAGCAATTTGTGGAAGAAAACGGGAGAGAACCGTTTGATGTTGTGCACTCGGAAAGCGTGGCACTCCCACATTGGCTAGCTCGCAACATGTCAAACCTTGCTGTGTCTTGGCATGGCATAGCCCTTGAGAGCTTGCAATCGAGTATTTTCCAGGACTTGGCTCGCCAGCCAGATGAGCCTATGTCCCCTTTTTTCAACAACAGCATACAGGGTGTTGTGCCAAAGGTGCTGAAGGAGATAAGGTTCTTCAGGAATTATGCGCATCATGTTGCTATTAGTGATAGCTGTGGTGAGATGCTCAGGGATGTGTACCAAATTCCTAACAGAAGAGTTCACGTGATTCTAAATGGTGTTGATGAGGATGACTTTAGAGAAGATGTAGAATTGGGAAGGGAATTCAGAAGAAAAATTGGCATTCCAAGGAATGCAAGTTTGGTACTTGGTGTTGCTGGAAGATTAGTGAAGGACAAAGGCCATCCTCTGCTTCATGAAGCTTACTCGAGGCTTATAACCAAGTACTCTGACGTGTACTTGATTGTAGCTGGTTCTGGACCATGGGAAAACAGGTACAGGGATTTCGGAAGCCAGGTTCTTGTTCTGGGATCGATGAGTCCTTCCATGTTAAGAGCGTTCTACAATGCAATTGACATTTTTGTCAATCCCACACTCAGACCACAAGGGCTTGACCTTACATTGATGGAGGCAATGATGAGTGGGAAACCTCTTTTGGCATCAAGATTTCCAAGCATTAAAGGGACTATTGTGGTTGATGATGAATATGGCTACATGTTTTCCCCTAATGTGGAGTCCCTGTTGGAGGCACTGGAAGCAGTGGTAAAGGAAGGACCGCAGAGGCTAGCAAAGAGGGGCAAGGCATGCCGAGAATATGCTGCCAAAATGTTTACAGCAAGAAAGATGGCATTAGCATATGAGAGGTTATTCTTGTGTATAAAAAATCACACCTTCTGTTCCTATCCTTGA
- the LOC108321216 gene encoding protein NUCLEAR FUSION DEFECTIVE 4, producing the protein MRPRKDSERRRFASESRNSAAGSESPRRRPRLFALMAGQSRKWMILVATIWIQAFTGTNFDFSQYSSSLKSALNISQVQLNYLATANDMGKVFGWSSGIALMHLPLSVVLFIAATMGFFGYGLQWLLLTGVVDLPYFMVFLLCLLGGCSICWFNTVCFVLCIRNFPVNRALALSLTVSFNGVSAALYTLAANSIDPSSSALYLLLNALVPLLICIAALVPILRQPTLDPLPPDAVNRDSVIFLILNILALLTGLYLLLFGSSTSGVASARLCFGGAILLLIFPFCIPGIVYARAWFRNTIHSSFRMESSSFILVHDDDLEMHKELHSRHSSLVSNGDTYNLLSDNGYMYGSQNAKESDVCCERVIGQDQLAMLGEEHPAAVIVRRLDFWLYYITYFCGGTLGLVYSNNLGQIAQSLGQSSNTSTLVTLYASFSFFGRLLSAGPDYIRNKLYFARTGWLSLALIPTPVAFFLLAASDSLLVLQTGTALIGLSSGFIFAAAVSVTSELFGPNSVGVNHNILITNIPIGSLLYGFLAALVYDANAHTIPGNLIMSDKVVCMGRECYFWTFVWWGCISVLGLASSILLFLRTKHAYEHFEKHRISTQSVVS; encoded by the exons ATGAGACCACGCAAGGATAGTGAGAGGCGCAGATTCGCTTCGGAATCGCGAAACTCAGCAGCAGGCTCCGAATCGCCGCGTCGAAGGCCGCGACTGTTCGCTCTGATGGCGGGCCAATCACGGAAATGGATGATCCTAGTTGCAACGATTTGGATTCAGGCCTTCACCGGCACCAATTTCGATTTCTCGCAGTACTCCTCGTCGCTCAAATCCGCGCTCAACATCTCGCAGGTGCAATTGAACTACCTCGCCACCGCCAACGACATGGGGAAGGTTTTCGGCTGGTCATCTGGCATCGCGCTCATGCACCTTCCCCTATCGGTCGTCTTGTTCATCGCTGCTACCATGGGATTCTTCGGCTACGGCCTCCAGTGGCTCCTCCTCACCGGAGTCGTCGATTTGCCTTATTTTATG GTCTTTCTTTTGTGCCTTTTAGGTGGCTGTAGCATCTGTTGGTTCAACACAGTATGTTTTGTTCTTTGCATTAGGAATTTCCCAGTTAACCGAGCTCTTGCCCTATCGCTCACTGTGAGTTTCAATGGCGTCAGTGCAGCACTATATACCCTTGCTGCCAATTCTATTGACCCTTCCTCCAGTGCACTCTATCTGCTTTTGAATGCTCTTGTTCCCCTTCTTATTTGTATAGCAGCACTTGTTCCTATTCTTCGCCAACCGACTTTAGACCCTCTCCCTCCTGATGCAGTAAACCGGGACTCAGTTATATTTCTAATATTGAACATCCTAGCCCTTTTAACTGGTCTTTATCTTCTCCTGTTTGGCTCTTCCACTTCTGGTGTGGCTTCTGCTCGGTTATGTTTTGGTGGAGCTATTCTCCTCCTCATCTTCCCATTTTGTATTCCAGGCATAGTATATGCTCGGGCATGGTTTCGGAATACCATCCATTCCAGCTTTCGGATGGAAAGCTCCAGCTTCATTCTTGTTCATGATGATGATCTTGAGATGCATAAAGAACTCCATAGCCGTCACAGTAGTCTTGTTAGCAATGGAGACACTTACAACCTGCTAAGTGACAATGGATACATGTATGGCAGTCAGAACGCAAAAGAGAGTGATGTATGTTGCGAGAGGGTAATTGGCCAGGATCAATTAGCAATGCTAGGAGAAGAGCACCCAGCTGCAGTAATTGTTCGAAGATTGGATTTTTGGCTATACTATATTACATACTTCTGTGGAGGTACACTTGGTCTAGTCTATAGCAATAATCTTGGACAGATTGCTCAATCTCTGGGCCAGAGCTCAAATACTTCTACGCTTGTCACGCTCTATgcatctttttccttttttggaCGCTTGCTTTCAGCTGGACCAGACTATATTCGGAA TAAGCTCTACTTTGCAAGGACTGGTTGGCTTTCACTTGCACTTATACCAACCCCAGTTGCGTTCTTCCTCCTTGCTGCATCAGACAGTCTTCTGGTACTGCAGACAGGCACCGCACTGATTGGATTGAGCTCTGGTTTTATATTCGCAGCTGCCGTGTCAGTTACGTCTGAGCTGTTTGGACCTAATAGTGTGGGTGTCAACCACAACATCCTCATAACAAATATACCTATTGGCTCTCTTCTCTATGGCTTTCTCGCTGCACTAGTTTATGATGCTAATGCACACACAATACCAGGAAACTTGATAATGTCTGACAAAGTAGTGTGCATGGGAAGGGAGTGCTACTTCTGGACATTTGTCTGGTGGGGATGCATATCTGTCCTTGGACTAGCATCAAGCATCCTATTATTCTTAAGAACCAAGCATGCATATGAACATTTTGAGAAACACCGTATATCAACACAATCAGTTGtgtcttaa